The proteins below come from a single Streptomyces sp. B3I8 genomic window:
- the glyA gene encoding serine hydroxymethyltransferase, with protein MSPLSPQSLLDVPLHELDPDVAAALDAELDRQQSTLEMIASENFAPVAVMEAQGSVLTNKYAEGYPGRRYYGGCEHVDVVEQIAIDRVKALFGAEHANVQPHSGAQANAAAMFALLKPGDTIMGLDLAHGGHLTHGMRINFSGKLYDVVAYHVDGESGRVDMAEVERLAKESRPKLIVAGWSAYPRQLDFAAFRRIADEVGAYLMVDMAHFAGLVAAGLHPSPVPHAHVVTTTTHKTLGGPRGGVILSTAELAKKINSAVFPGQQGGPLEHVIAAKAVAFKVAASEEFADRQRRTLEGARVLAERLVRDDVREHGVSVLSGGTDVHLVLVDLRDSALDGQQAEDRLHEIGITVNRNAVPDDPRPPMVTSGLRIGTPALATRGFEARDFAEVADVIAEALKPSFDAEALKARVAALVTAHPLYPGVRK; from the coding sequence ATGTCACCCTTGTCCCCCCAGTCCCTGCTCGACGTCCCGCTGCACGAGCTCGACCCCGACGTGGCGGCCGCGCTCGACGCCGAGCTGGACCGTCAGCAGTCCACCCTCGAGATGATCGCCTCGGAGAACTTCGCCCCGGTCGCGGTCATGGAGGCCCAGGGCTCGGTCCTCACCAACAAGTACGCCGAGGGCTACCCGGGCCGCCGCTACTACGGCGGCTGCGAGCACGTCGACGTCGTCGAGCAGATCGCGATCGACCGGGTGAAGGCGCTGTTCGGCGCCGAGCACGCCAACGTGCAGCCGCACTCCGGCGCGCAGGCCAACGCGGCCGCGATGTTCGCGCTGCTCAAGCCCGGCGACACGATCATGGGCCTCGACCTCGCGCACGGCGGGCACCTGACCCACGGCATGCGGATCAACTTCTCCGGCAAGCTCTACGACGTGGTCGCCTACCACGTCGACGGCGAGAGCGGCCGGGTCGACATGGCCGAGGTCGAGCGGCTCGCCAAGGAGTCCCGGCCGAAGCTGATCGTCGCCGGCTGGTCGGCGTACCCCCGGCAGCTCGACTTCGCCGCGTTCCGCAGGATCGCGGACGAGGTCGGCGCGTACCTGATGGTCGACATGGCGCACTTCGCCGGGCTGGTCGCGGCGGGGCTGCACCCCAGCCCCGTCCCGCACGCGCACGTCGTCACCACGACCACACACAAGACGCTGGGCGGCCCGCGCGGCGGTGTGATCCTCTCCACGGCCGAGCTGGCCAAGAAGATCAACTCGGCTGTCTTCCCCGGTCAGCAGGGTGGTCCGCTGGAGCATGTGATCGCCGCCAAGGCGGTCGCCTTCAAGGTCGCGGCTTCCGAGGAGTTCGCCGACCGCCAGCGTCGTACGCTGGAGGGCGCCCGCGTCCTGGCCGAACGGCTGGTGCGGGACGACGTCCGGGAGCACGGCGTGTCCGTGCTGTCCGGCGGGACCGACGTCCACCTGGTCCTGGTCGACCTGCGCGACTCCGCGCTGGACGGGCAGCAGGCGGAGGACCGGCTGCACGAGATCGGCATCACGGTCAACCGCAACGCCGTACCCGACGACCCGCGTCCGCCGATGGTCACCTCGGGACTGCGCATCGGCACGCCCGCGCTCGCCACGCGCGGGTTCGAGGCGCGGGACTTCGCGGAGGTCGCGGACGTCATCGCCGAGGCGCTGAAGCCGTCCTTCGACGCCGAGGCGTTGAAGGCGCGCGTCGCGGCACTCGTCACGGCGCACCCGCTGTACCCGGGCGTGCGCAAGTAG
- the gcvH gene encoding glycine cleavage system protein GcvH: protein MSDNPQQLRYSKEHEWLSDAADGVSTVGITEHAANALGDVVYVQLPDVGSTVTAGETCGELESTKSVSDLYAPVTGEVTEINDDVVADPSLVNSAPFEGGWLFKVRITGTPDDLLSADEYTAFITG, encoded by the coding sequence ATGAGCGACAACCCCCAGCAGCTGCGCTACAGCAAGGAGCACGAGTGGCTGTCGGACGCCGCGGACGGCGTCTCGACGGTCGGCATCACCGAGCACGCGGCCAACGCGCTCGGCGACGTGGTCTACGTCCAGCTCCCCGACGTCGGCTCCACGGTCACCGCGGGCGAGACCTGCGGCGAGCTGGAGTCCACCAAGTCGGTCAGCGACCTGTACGCCCCGGTCACGGGTGAGGTCACCGAGATCAACGACGACGTGGTCGCCGACCCGTCGCTGGTCAACTCCGCGCCCTTCGAGGGCGGCTGGCTGTTCAAGGTGCGGATCACCGGCACCCCGGACGACCTGCTCTCCGCGGACGAGTACACCGCCTTCATCACCGGCTGA
- the gcvT gene encoding glycine cleavage system aminomethyltransferase GcvT: protein MSSTTTSGAPRRTALDALHRSLGATMTDFAGWDMPLRYGSEREEHLAVRTRAGLFDLSHMGEITVTGPDAPALLGHSLVGDLATLAAGRARYTMICRADGGILDDLIVYRLADAEHPVYMVVANASNAQTVLDALTERAAGFDAEVRDDRDAYALLAVQGPASPGILASVTDADLDGLKYYAGLPGTVAGVPALIARTGYTGEDGFELFVDPADAEKLWQALTEAGASAGLVPCGLSCRDTLRLEAGMPLYGNELTTALTPFDAGLGRVVKFGKEGDFVGREALAEAAGRAEQNPPRVLVGLVAEGRRVPRAGYPVVAGGAVVGEVTSGAPSPTLGRPIAMAYVDAAHAAPGTPGVGVDIRGSHEPFEVVALPFYKRRK, encoded by the coding sequence ATGAGCAGCACCACCACCTCCGGCGCCCCGCGCCGTACCGCCCTCGACGCCCTGCACCGCTCGCTCGGCGCCACCATGACCGACTTCGCCGGCTGGGACATGCCCCTGCGCTACGGCTCGGAGCGCGAGGAACACCTCGCCGTCCGGACCCGCGCCGGGCTGTTCGACCTCTCCCACATGGGCGAGATCACCGTCACCGGCCCGGACGCCCCGGCCCTGCTGGGCCACTCGCTCGTCGGCGACCTCGCCACGCTCGCCGCCGGCCGGGCCCGCTACACCATGATCTGCCGGGCGGACGGCGGCATCCTCGACGACCTGATCGTCTACCGGCTCGCCGACGCGGAGCACCCGGTGTACATGGTCGTCGCCAACGCCTCCAACGCGCAGACGGTCCTCGACGCGCTCACCGAGCGGGCGGCGGGCTTCGACGCCGAGGTGCGCGACGACCGGGACGCCTACGCGCTCCTCGCCGTCCAGGGCCCCGCCTCCCCCGGCATCCTCGCCTCCGTCACGGACGCCGACCTGGACGGCCTGAAGTACTACGCCGGCCTGCCCGGCACCGTCGCCGGTGTCCCCGCGCTGATCGCCCGTACCGGCTACACCGGGGAGGACGGCTTCGAACTGTTCGTCGACCCCGCCGACGCGGAGAAGCTGTGGCAGGCGCTCACCGAGGCCGGGGCGTCCGCCGGGCTCGTCCCGTGCGGGCTGTCCTGCCGGGACACCCTGCGCCTGGAGGCCGGCATGCCGCTGTACGGCAACGAGCTGACCACCGCCCTCACCCCGTTCGACGCCGGGCTCGGCCGGGTGGTCAAGTTCGGCAAGGAGGGCGACTTCGTGGGCCGCGAGGCGCTGGCCGAGGCCGCCGGGCGGGCGGAGCAGAACCCGCCCCGGGTGCTCGTCGGGCTGGTCGCCGAGGGCCGCCGGGTGCCGCGCGCCGGTTACCCCGTCGTCGCGGGCGGTGCGGTGGTCGGCGAGGTCACCTCCGGCGCCCCCTCCCCCACGCTGGGCAGGCCGATCGCCATGGCCTACGTCGACGCCGCGCACGCCGCGCCGGGCACCCCCGGCGTCGGGGTGGACATCCGCGGCAGCCACGAGCCGTTCGAGGTCGTGGCGCTGCCGTTCTACAAGCGCCGCAAGTAG
- a CDS encoding AAA family ATPase yields the protein MDRTTAYGTTPALALPEGPVALPPQPVGPAYGPHLAPATPVVRDLRSRRGRSPHGLTFGPDDVVVVTGLPGSGKSTLMHRAVRGPRVDSQDTRDRWEARTPRFLPYAVYRPLVRLAHYAGLRRAVRAGGGVVVHDCGTQAWVRGWLAREARRRGGALHLLVLDVGVDRAREGQRARGRGVSAYAFLRHRRASRRLLRAVERGTLPEGCASATLLDRPAADALRRIEFEDARPPAGR from the coding sequence GTGGACAGGACCACGGCGTACGGCACCACACCGGCCCTCGCGCTGCCCGAAGGACCCGTCGCACTGCCCCCGCAACCCGTCGGCCCCGCATACGGCCCGCACCTCGCGCCCGCCACCCCCGTCGTCCGCGACCTCCGTTCCCGCCGCGGCCGCAGCCCGCACGGCCTGACCTTCGGCCCCGACGACGTCGTCGTGGTCACCGGCCTCCCCGGCAGCGGCAAGTCGACGCTGATGCACCGCGCCGTGCGCGGCCCCCGCGTCGACTCCCAGGACACCCGCGACCGCTGGGAGGCCCGTACCCCCCGCTTCCTCCCGTACGCCGTCTACCGACCCCTCGTCCGGCTCGCCCACTACGCGGGACTGCGGCGCGCGGTCCGCGCCGGCGGGGGCGTGGTCGTACACGACTGCGGCACCCAGGCCTGGGTCCGCGGCTGGCTCGCCCGCGAGGCCCGGAGGCGCGGCGGCGCCCTGCACCTGCTGGTCCTCGACGTCGGCGTCGACCGGGCCCGCGAGGGTCAGCGCGCGCGGGGCCGGGGTGTCTCGGCGTACGCCTTCCTTCGGCACCGCAGGGCGTCGCGGCGCCTGCTGCGCGCGGTCGAACGCGGCACCCTCCCCGAGGGCTGCGCCTCCGCCACGCTCCTGGACCGGCCCGCCGCCGACGCCCTGCGCAGGATCGAATTCGAGGACGCCCGCCCGCCCGCCGGGCGATAG
- a CDS encoding enhanced serine sensitivity protein SseB — translation MDVPAQAHPHGGWPGNELEEVLSASLGVPSAGARIVEVLARSFLWVPLPNGRGAHGGPLDLPTLELDGQVYVPVFSSEEQFRQVAGTHMGFTIAPAVEFARGLPPQVGLVVNPDGLLGIPLPPDAVAALCRGGIDPLDGSVSGGRVRLFEPDWQDDPVDLLAAASAEFAATGAVLSARRCLAVIETADPVMFVGVELASLDPEAHTVPLEALGRALAKAPFATPVNMVFLDAAQDPVCDWLRENVRPFYQLGY, via the coding sequence ATGGACGTCCCGGCACAGGCGCATCCGCACGGCGGCTGGCCCGGCAACGAGCTGGAGGAGGTGCTCTCCGCCTCGCTCGGCGTCCCCTCCGCCGGCGCCCGCATCGTCGAGGTGCTCGCCCGCAGCTTCCTCTGGGTCCCGCTGCCCAATGGCCGCGGCGCCCACGGCGGTCCCCTCGACCTGCCCACCCTGGAACTCGACGGCCAGGTCTACGTCCCCGTCTTCAGCTCCGAGGAACAGTTCCGTCAAGTGGCCGGCACGCACATGGGGTTCACCATCGCCCCCGCCGTGGAGTTCGCGCGGGGACTTCCCCCGCAGGTCGGCCTCGTCGTCAACCCCGACGGTCTGCTCGGCATACCGCTGCCGCCCGACGCGGTGGCCGCGCTGTGCCGCGGCGGGATCGATCCGCTGGACGGCTCGGTGTCCGGCGGCCGGGTCCGGCTCTTCGAGCCCGACTGGCAGGACGACCCGGTGGACCTGCTCGCCGCCGCCTCCGCCGAGTTCGCCGCGACCGGTGCCGTGCTCTCGGCCCGCCGCTGCCTCGCCGTGATCGAGACCGCCGACCCGGTCATGTTCGTCGGCGTCGAACTCGCCTCCCTCGACCCCGAGGCGCACACGGTCCCGCTGGAGGCCCTCGGCCGCGCGCTGGCCAAGGCGCCCTTCGCCACCCCCGTCAACATGGTCTTCCTGGACGCCGCTCAGGACCCCGTCTGCGACTGGCTCCGCGAGAACGTGCGGCCCTTCTACCAACTGGGCTACTGA
- a CDS encoding enhanced serine sensitivity protein SseB C-terminal domain-containing protein, with the protein MSASGTAAAGQVEHMLRQVTPGRYDAYEALLRALAAPSSGHLWMLLWQGRTGSSDAQYGTMEVGGFPYAPCVTSAQELSASGWNRSYEVVDGLEAARALYPDHYGLWLNPHAPGGGVGVPWLDLRRIATGLDRQPAGPLRLSEPAIEIPQFYALLTQNAHRTPAVRALRRAWVQPALGAPYLAIGLDVYEASPPAVDAVRTMMRQSVVAVPDGLPVSTVALSDPHDPVAMWLRARARPFYDREAHATAAVPGAGYGYPHTPGY; encoded by the coding sequence GTGAGCGCGTCGGGCACGGCCGCGGCCGGGCAGGTCGAGCACATGCTGCGCCAAGTCACGCCCGGGCGTTACGACGCCTACGAGGCGCTGCTCCGCGCGCTCGCGGCGCCGTCCTCCGGCCATCTGTGGATGCTGCTCTGGCAGGGGCGGACCGGTTCGTCCGACGCGCAGTACGGAACCATGGAGGTCGGCGGTTTCCCTTACGCCCCCTGTGTGACCTCCGCGCAGGAGCTGTCGGCCAGCGGCTGGAACCGTTCCTACGAGGTGGTCGACGGGCTGGAGGCGGCCCGCGCCCTCTACCCCGACCACTACGGCCTGTGGCTGAATCCGCACGCCCCCGGCGGTGGTGTCGGCGTCCCCTGGCTGGATCTGCGCCGGATCGCCACGGGTCTGGACAGACAGCCCGCGGGACCGCTCCGGCTGAGTGAACCGGCCATCGAGATCCCGCAGTTCTACGCCCTGCTCACACAGAACGCGCACCGCACTCCCGCGGTGCGCGCGCTGCGCCGCGCCTGGGTGCAGCCCGCCCTCGGCGCGCCGTATCTCGCCATCGGGCTCGACGTGTACGAGGCGTCGCCGCCGGCCGTGGACGCGGTGCGCACGATGATGCGGCAGTCGGTCGTCGCCGTGCCGGACGGGCTGCCGGTCTCCACCGTCGCGCTGTCCGACCCGCACGACCCGGTCGCGATGTGGCTGCGGGCCAGGGCCCGGCCGTTCTACGACCGCGAAGCCCACGCCACCGCCGCGGTGCCCGGTGCGGGCTACGGTTACCCGCATACGCCCGGATACTGA
- a CDS encoding ABC transporter permease codes for MTAPLHEPTAEAAPSAAEEAAVQGAGTKAVQGRSLGRIAWERLKRDKLALTGGVVVVVLILVAIFAPLIADLAGQDPDAYHENLIDPLFGTPTGSMGGISGDHLLGVEPVNGRDIFARVVYGARISLLVGFLSAMVAVILGTVLGILAGFFGGWVDAVVSRVMDGLLAFPQLLFIIALVSVMPNHMLGLTGTGVRVFVMILVIGFFGWPYIGRVVRGQTLSMREREYVEAARSLGAGRFYILFKELLPNLVAPIIVYTTMMIPTNILTEAALSFLGVGVKPPTSSWGQMLSTAIDYYESDPMFMVVPGVAIFITVLAFNLFGDGVRDALDPKGSR; via the coding sequence ATGACGGCACCATTGCACGAGCCGACCGCGGAAGCGGCTCCGAGTGCGGCCGAAGAAGCGGCGGTTCAAGGCGCCGGGACGAAGGCCGTGCAGGGGCGCTCCCTGGGCCGGATCGCCTGGGAGCGCCTGAAGCGGGACAAGCTCGCCCTGACGGGCGGTGTTGTCGTGGTCGTGCTCATCCTGGTCGCGATCTTCGCCCCGCTCATCGCGGACCTGGCCGGACAGGACCCCGACGCGTACCACGAGAACCTGATCGACCCGCTGTTCGGCACGCCCACCGGGTCCATGGGCGGCATCAGCGGCGACCACCTGCTGGGCGTCGAGCCCGTCAACGGCCGCGACATCTTCGCCCGCGTCGTCTACGGCGCCCGGATCTCGCTGCTCGTCGGCTTCCTGTCGGCCATGGTGGCCGTGATCCTGGGCACCGTGCTCGGCATCCTCGCCGGCTTCTTCGGCGGCTGGGTCGACGCCGTCGTCAGCCGCGTCATGGACGGTCTGCTCGCCTTCCCGCAGCTGCTGTTCATCATCGCCCTGGTCTCGGTCATGCCGAACCACATGCTGGGCCTGACCGGCACGGGCGTGCGCGTCTTCGTGATGATCCTGGTGATCGGCTTCTTCGGCTGGCCCTACATCGGCCGTGTGGTGCGCGGCCAGACGCTGTCCATGCGTGAACGCGAGTACGTCGAGGCGGCCCGTTCGCTGGGCGCCGGCCGGTTCTACATCCTGTTCAAGGAGCTGCTGCCCAACCTGGTCGCGCCCATCATCGTGTACACGACGATGATGATCCCGACCAACATCCTCACCGAGGCGGCGCTCAGCTTCCTCGGCGTGGGCGTCAAGCCGCCCACCTCCTCCTGGGGACAGATGCTGTCCACCGCGATCGACTATTACGAGTCGGATCCCATGTTCATGGTGGTCCCCGGTGTGGCGATCTTCATCACCGTCCTTGCCTTCAACCTCTTCGGCGACGGCGTGCGTGACGCGCTCGACCCGAAGGGTTCCCGCTGA
- a CDS encoding ABC transporter substrate-binding protein produces MTTQRTTGRRKQAAAAAIAVVALLSTAACGGNDDGDGGSKSGAAGFNAANDKVAQASLAKKGGELKFASAQDADSWDTTRGYYGFMWNFSRYYSRQLLTYKTEPGTAGAELTPDLAADMGKVSDDGKTYTFTLRDGVTWEDGKAITAQDIKYGIERQWAQDVLSGGPVYLRDVLDPKGDYKGPFKDKAKDHLGLKAIDTPDAKTIVFHLPKANSDFMQMLALTSSSPVRQDKDTKSKYGLHPFSSGPYKFQAYAPGKNLMLVRNTNWKAASDPVRKAYPDKVSIKFFTNANDLDQRLISGDYDIDLAQTGLSPQGRTTALKQHKANVDNPVSGYIRYAVFPQSVKPFDNEHCRKAVIYGADHVSLQTARGGPMAGGDIGTNMLPPSVPGSEGQKYDPYKLATDNKNGNAAKAKEELKACGKPNGFKTTIAVRNNKPVEVATATSMQASLKKVGINVDIDQFDGSQTTGIIGSPSNVKKKGYGIIIMGWGPDFPSVQGFGLPLWDSKYILQSGNNNFGLINDKSIDKLFDDYNKTLEDSKKAEIATEINHKVMEGGYYLPFTFEKFINWRGSNVANVYTTGAYSGMYDFVNMGLKSAK; encoded by the coding sequence GTGACTACCCAACGCACCACAGGGCGGCGCAAGCAGGCGGCGGCCGCCGCGATCGCGGTCGTCGCGCTGCTGAGCACGGCGGCGTGCGGCGGCAATGACGACGGCGACGGCGGTTCGAAGAGCGGCGCGGCCGGTTTCAACGCGGCCAACGACAAGGTCGCCCAGGCCTCGCTGGCCAAGAAGGGCGGCGAGCTGAAGTTCGCCAGCGCCCAGGACGCCGACTCGTGGGACACCACCCGCGGCTACTACGGTTTCATGTGGAACTTCTCCCGCTACTACAGCCGTCAGCTCCTGACCTACAAGACGGAGCCGGGCACCGCGGGCGCCGAGCTGACCCCGGACCTCGCCGCCGACATGGGCAAGGTCTCGGACGACGGCAAGACCTACACCTTCACCCTTCGTGACGGCGTCACCTGGGAAGACGGCAAGGCCATCACCGCCCAGGACATCAAGTACGGCATCGAGCGCCAGTGGGCGCAGGACGTGCTGTCCGGCGGCCCCGTCTACCTGCGTGACGTCCTCGACCCCAAGGGCGACTACAAGGGCCCCTTCAAGGACAAGGCCAAGGACCACCTCGGCCTGAAGGCGATCGACACCCCGGACGCGAAGACCATCGTCTTCCACCTGCCGAAGGCCAACTCGGACTTCATGCAGATGCTGGCGCTGACCTCGTCCTCGCCGGTCCGCCAGGACAAGGACACCAAGTCCAAGTACGGCCTGCACCCGTTCTCCTCGGGCCCGTACAAGTTCCAGGCCTACGCCCCCGGCAAGAACCTGATGCTGGTGCGCAACACCAACTGGAAGGCCGCCTCCGACCCGGTCCGCAAGGCCTACCCGGACAAGGTCAGCATCAAGTTCTTCACCAACGCCAACGACCTGGACCAGCGTCTGATCAGCGGCGACTACGACATCGACCTGGCCCAGACCGGTCTGTCCCCGCAGGGCCGCACCACCGCCCTGAAGCAGCACAAGGCCAACGTGGACAACCCGGTCTCCGGTTACATCCGCTACGCGGTCTTCCCGCAGAGCGTGAAGCCGTTCGACAACGAGCACTGCCGCAAGGCCGTCATCTACGGGGCCGACCACGTCTCCCTGCAGACCGCGCGCGGCGGCCCGATGGCCGGCGGTGACATCGGCACCAACATGCTCCCGCCGTCGGTGCCGGGCTCCGAGGGCCAGAAGTACGACCCGTACAAGCTGGCCACGGACAACAAGAACGGCAACGCCGCCAAGGCCAAGGAAGAGCTCAAGGCCTGCGGCAAGCCGAACGGCTTCAAGACCACCATCGCGGTCCGCAACAACAAGCCGGTCGAGGTGGCCACCGCCACGTCGATGCAGGCGTCGCTGAAGAAGGTCGGCATCAACGTCGACATCGACCAGTTCGACGGCTCGCAGACCACCGGCATCATCGGCAGCCCCTCGAACGTGAAGAAGAAGGGCTACGGCATCATCATCATGGGCTGGGGCCCGGACTTCCCGTCCGTGCAGGGCTTCGGTCTGCCGCTGTGGGACAGCAAGTACATCCTGCAGAGCGGCAACAACAACTTCGGCCTGATCAACGACAAGTCGATCGACAAGCTGTTCGACGACTACAACAAGACCCTTGAGGACTCCAAGAAGGCGGAGATCGCCACGGAGATCAACCACAAGGTCATGGAGGGCGGCTACTACCTGCCCTTCACCTTCGAGAAGTTCATCAACTGGCGCGGTTCGAACGTCGCCAACGTGTACACGACGGGCGCGTACAGCGGCATGTACGACTTCGTCAACATGGGTCTGAAGTCCGCGAAGTAA
- a CDS encoding ABC transporter permease: protein MLAYLIRRLIAAAVMLVVIIVVVFSIFFLIPKWAGVDIATSFVGKQADPASVEAVREKLGLADPVYSQVWEFFKGIFVGRTYSGGGDVTQCAAPCFGYSFRSEQAVWPVLTDRFPVTLALALGAAVLWLIFGVAAGVLSALKRGSIWDRGAMVVALSGVSLPIYFTGMLAAAIFDFGLGWIDAQYVPLDQSFTGWFSGMLLPWITLAFLYAAMYARITRATMLEILGEDYIRTARAKGLREPVVIRKHAMRSTMTPLLTMLGMDLGALIGGAILTETTFSLPGLGAKVLDAIKNQDLPFILGVTLITSLAVLVANLVVDILYAVIDPRVRLA from the coding sequence GTGCTCGCTTACCTCATCAGGCGGCTGATCGCCGCCGCAGTGATGCTGGTGGTCATCATCGTGGTGGTCTTCAGCATCTTCTTCCTCATCCCCAAGTGGGCCGGGGTCGACATCGCCACGAGCTTCGTGGGCAAGCAGGCGGACCCCGCCTCGGTCGAGGCCGTACGGGAGAAGCTCGGTCTGGCCGACCCGGTCTACTCCCAGGTCTGGGAGTTCTTCAAGGGAATCTTCGTCGGCCGCACCTACTCGGGCGGCGGCGACGTCACCCAGTGCGCCGCGCCCTGCTTCGGCTACTCGTTCCGCAGCGAGCAGGCCGTCTGGCCGGTGCTGACCGACCGCTTCCCGGTGACCCTGGCCCTGGCGCTCGGTGCCGCCGTGCTGTGGCTGATCTTCGGTGTCGCGGCGGGTGTGCTCTCCGCGCTCAAGCGGGGCAGCATCTGGGACCGCGGTGCGATGGTCGTCGCGCTGTCCGGCGTCTCCCTCCCGATCTACTTCACCGGCATGCTGGCCGCGGCGATCTTCGACTTCGGTCTGGGCTGGATCGACGCCCAGTACGTGCCCCTGGACCAGAGCTTCACCGGCTGGTTCAGCGGCATGCTCCTGCCCTGGATCACCCTCGCGTTCCTCTACGCGGCGATGTACGCCCGGATCACCCGCGCCACCATGCTGGAGATCCTCGGCGAGGACTACATCCGCACCGCCCGCGCCAAGGGTCTGCGCGAGCCCGTCGTCATCCGCAAGCACGCCATGCGCTCCACGATGACCCCCCTCCTCACCATGCTCGGCATGGACCTCGGCGCCCTCATCGGCGGCGCGATCCTCACCGAGACCACGTTCAGCCTGCCCGGCCTCGGGGCCAAGGTGCTCGACGCGATCAAGAACCAGGACCTGCCCTTCATCCTGGGCGTCACCCTGATCACCTCGCTCGCGGTGCTCGTCGCCAACCTCGTCGTGGACATCCTGTACGCCGTCATCGACCCCCGAGTGAGGCTGGCATGA
- a CDS encoding ABC transporter ATP-binding protein — protein MTDIAKSGAALGEPRAVKDSPAPSAFLEVRDLKVHFPTDDGLVKSVDGLSFQLEKGKTLGIVGESGSGKSVTSLGIMGLHTAGQYGKRKAQISGEIWLDGTELLSADPDHVRKLRGRQMSMIFQDPLSALHPYYTIGQQIVEAYRVHHDVDKKTAKRRAVEMLDRVGIPQPDKRVDSYPHEFSGGMRQRAMIAMSLVNNPELLIADEPTTALDVTVQAQILDLIRDLQTEFGSAVIIITHDLGVVAELADDLLVMYGGRCVERGPAEKVFYEPRHPYTWGLLGSMPRLDRDQQERLIPVKGSPPSLINVPSGCAFNPRCPYADVPKDDLTRTVRPELAEVGSRHWAACHMSTEQRERIWTDEIAPKL, from the coding sequence ATGACCGACATCGCCAAGAGCGGAGCCGCGCTCGGCGAACCGCGGGCCGTCAAGGACTCGCCGGCGCCCAGCGCCTTCCTGGAAGTGCGCGACCTGAAGGTGCACTTCCCGACCGACGACGGCCTGGTCAAGTCCGTCGACGGGCTGAGTTTCCAGCTGGAGAAGGGCAAGACCCTCGGCATCGTGGGCGAGTCCGGCTCCGGCAAGTCGGTGACCTCGCTCGGCATCATGGGCCTGCACACCGCCGGCCAGTACGGCAAGCGCAAGGCCCAGATCTCCGGCGAGATATGGCTGGACGGCACCGAGCTGCTGTCCGCCGACCCCGACCACGTGCGCAAGCTGCGCGGCCGGCAGATGTCGATGATCTTCCAGGACCCGCTGTCCGCGCTGCACCCGTACTACACGATCGGGCAGCAGATCGTGGAGGCCTACCGGGTCCACCACGACGTCGACAAGAAGACCGCCAAGCGGCGCGCGGTGGAGATGCTCGACCGCGTCGGCATCCCGCAGCCCGACAAGCGCGTCGACAGCTACCCGCACGAGTTCTCCGGCGGTATGCGCCAGCGCGCGATGATCGCGATGTCGCTGGTCAACAACCCCGAGCTGCTCATCGCGGACGAGCCGACGACCGCCCTGGACGTCACCGTCCAGGCGCAGATCCTCGACCTCATCCGCGACCTGCAGACGGAGTTCGGCTCCGCGGTCATCATCATCACCCACGACCTGGGCGTCGTCGCCGAGCTGGCCGACGACCTGCTGGTGATGTACGGCGGCCGCTGCGTGGAGCGCGGCCCGGCCGAGAAGGTGTTCTACGAGCCCCGCCACCCCTACACCTGGGGTCTGCTCGGCTCGATGCCGCGGCTCGACCGCGACCAGCAGGAGCGCCTCATCCCGGTCAAGGGCTCCCCGCCCTCCCTGATCAACGTGCCGTCCGGCTGCGCCTTCAACCCGCGCTGCCCGTACGCGGACGTCCCCAAGGACGATCTGACCCGCACGGTCCGCCCCGAGCTGGCCGAGGTCGGCAGCCGGCACTGGGCCGCCTGCCACATGAGCACGGAGCAGCGGGAGCGCATCTGGACCGACGAGATCGCCCCGAAGCTGTGA